From Leopardus geoffroyi isolate Oge1 chromosome B4, O.geoffroyi_Oge1_pat1.0, whole genome shotgun sequence, a single genomic window includes:
- the LOC123591694 gene encoding olfactory receptor 9K2-like: protein MGDKGGDNHSEVTDFILVGIRVRPELHSLLFLLFLVVYGMVLLGNLSMIGIIVTDPRLNTPMYFFLGNLSIIDLSYSTVIVPKAMVNILSQKKTISFAGCVTQLFLYALFMVTEAFVLAAMAYDRFIAICNPLLYTVRMSRSLCIQLVAGSYLCGWVSSILQISVTFSMSFCASRVIDHFYCDSNPIEKISCSNIFMNKMVSFSLAVLIILPTILVIVVSYMYIVSAVLKIRSSEGRKKAFSTCSSHLGVVSLLYGTVSFVYLTPPNNPELRKVASVCYILFTPMLNPLIYSLRNKDVKDAVKKVIWKKKVLL from the coding sequence ATGGGTGACAAGGGAGGAGACAACCACTCAGAAGTGACTGACTTCATTCTTGTAGGCATCAGGGTCCGTCCAGAGCTCCACAGTCTCCTCTTCCTACTATTCCTGGTTGTTTATGGGATGGTCCTTCTGGGGAACCTTAGTATGATTGGCATCATTGTGACCGATCCCCGGCTGAACACACCAATGTATTTCTTCCTAGGCAATCTCTCCATCATTGACCTCTCCTACTCCACTGTTATTGTACCCAAAGCCATGGTCAACATCCTATCTCAGAAAAAGACCATATCCTTTGCAGGCTGTGTGACTCAGCTATTTCTTTATGCACTTTTCATGGTCACCGAGGCCTTTGTCCTGGCagccatggcctatgaccgcttcATCGCCATCTGCAATCCACTCCTTTACACTGTCCGCATGTCAAGAAGCCTCTGTATCCAGTTGGTGGCTGGTTCCTATCTCTGTGGCTGGGTCAGTTCCATCCTTCAAATCAGTGTAACATTCTCAATGTCTTTCTGTGCTTCCCGAGTCATTGATCACTTCTACTGTGATTCAAACCCCATCGAGAAGATCTCCTGTTCCAATATCTTTATGAATAAGATGGTGTCATTCAGTCTGGCTGTCCTCATTATTTTGCCCACAATACTTGTTATTGTGGTGTCTTACATGTATATTGTGTCTGCAGTTTTAAAAATCCGCTCCagtgaagggaggaagaaagcctTCTCCACTTGCAGCTCACACCTGGGAGTTGTAAGTTTGCTCTATGGAACTGTTTCCTTTGTCTATCTCACACCTCCAAATAACCCTGAACTTCGTAAAGTGGCTTCAGTATGTTACATTTTGTTCACACCCATGCTGAACCCTTTAATCTATTCTCTGAGAAATAAAGATGTTAAAGATGCCGTGAAAAAAGTcatatggaagaaaaaagttttactttaa